The following are from one region of the Hemitrygon akajei chromosome 31, sHemAka1.3, whole genome shotgun sequence genome:
- the fmc1 gene encoding protein FMC1 homolog: MAAASHPLRVFRALLKELRSQGSDYRHFAAYRYITEQFRRNQVTSEKLCRAQQELVHQASTYLCLLQNARQHLALHHKYHGKGERSAREIAQQVGFELPRQPGGKGWEK; the protein is encoded by the exons ATGGCGGCGGCGTCCCATCCACTGCGGGTGTTCAGGGCGCTTCTGAAGGAGCTGCGGAGCCAGGGCAGCGATTACCGGCATTTCGCCGCTTACCGATACATCACGGAGCAGTTCCGGAGAAACCAG GTCACCAGTGAGAAGCTGTGCCGTGCTCAGCAGGAACTCGTCCACCAGGCCTCCACCTACCTGTGCTTGCTGCAGAACGCCCGCCAGCACCTCGCACTGCACCACAAGTACCACGGCAAGGGGGAGCGCTCAGCCCGGGAGATAGCACAGCAGGTCGGCTTCGAGTTGCCGCGGCAGCCCGGGGGCAAAGGGTGGGAGAAGTGA